A genomic stretch from Sulfurimonas sediminis includes:
- the dnaA gene encoding chromosomal replication initiator protein DnaA, giving the protein MNIGQEVLQALKDEISELEYNRYIRHLSYDIKKSTADLAIFYAPNALVVNWIKNKYREKIAHLFEVKNGSKVNVEITLKNSIEKRKTKKAVEVKQSSSLLNPSHSFDNFMVGGSNQFAYAAVKSVSENAGKVYNPLFIYGGVGLGKTHLMQAAGNVFQNEGKVVIYTTVEQFLNDFIRHVRNKTMERFQEKYRKCDVLLIDDIQFLSNKEGIQEEFFHTFEALKGAGKQIILTADKHPKKIGGLEARLQSRFEWGLVADIQPPELETKIAIIKKKCEINKVKLSEDIVNYIATVIDSNVREIEGILSKLHAYSQLMHVDIDLDFTKNVLKDQMNENRANLTMETITEVVAKDLNIKPSEIRSKGRSKNIVYARRIAIYICRELTQNTMPQLAQYFGMKDHTAISHTIKKINNLLKDDEDFKVKIDELTNKITSIS; this is encoded by the coding sequence GTGAATATAGGTCAAGAAGTATTACAGGCACTCAAAGATGAAATAAGCGAACTCGAATATAACAGATATATAAGACATCTCTCTTACGATATAAAAAAATCTACTGCTGATTTGGCTATATTTTACGCACCTAATGCGTTGGTTGTCAACTGGATTAAAAATAAATACAGAGAAAAGATAGCCCACCTTTTTGAAGTAAAAAACGGTTCCAAAGTAAATGTAGAAATAACACTTAAAAACAGTATAGAAAAAAGAAAGACAAAAAAAGCCGTAGAAGTAAAACAAAGCAGCTCTTTGCTAAATCCTTCACACTCTTTTGACAACTTTATGGTCGGAGGATCCAACCAGTTTGCTTATGCTGCTGTAAAAAGTGTCAGTGAAAATGCAGGAAAAGTTTATAATCCTTTGTTTATTTACGGTGGGGTAGGACTAGGTAAAACTCACCTAATGCAGGCAGCCGGCAATGTTTTTCAAAATGAAGGCAAAGTTGTCATATATACAACAGTTGAACAGTTTTTAAATGATTTTATCCGACATGTACGGAACAAAACAATGGAGCGTTTTCAGGAAAAATACCGTAAATGTGATGTACTGCTTATAGATGATATACAGTTTTTAAGTAACAAAGAGGGAATCCAGGAGGAGTTTTTTCACACTTTTGAAGCATTAAAAGGTGCCGGAAAGCAGATTATTCTCACAGCTGACAAACATCCCAAAAAAATCGGAGGTCTTGAAGCCCGTCTGCAAAGCCGGTTTGAATGGGGGCTTGTGGCTGACATACAACCACCGGAATTAGAAACAAAAATAGCCATCATCAAGAAAAAATGTGAAATCAACAAAGTAAAACTCTCCGAAGACATAGTCAACTACATAGCAACCGTCATCGACAGCAATGTAAGAGAAATTGAGGGAATACTTTCCAAACTCCATGCCTATTCACAGCTGATGCATGTTGATATTGATCTGGATTTTACAAAAAATGTACTCAAAGACCAGATGAACGAGAACAGAGCAAACCTTACAATGGAAACCATTACCGAAGTTGTAGCCAAAGATCTCAACATAAAACCGAGTGAAATCCGTTCAAAAGGCAGAAGCAAAAATATTGTGTATGCACGTAGAATTGCCATATATATCTGTCGGGAACTCACACAAAACACAATGCCTCAACTTGCCCAGTATT